The following are encoded in a window of Esox lucius isolate fEsoLuc1 chromosome 14, fEsoLuc1.pri, whole genome shotgun sequence genomic DNA:
- the LOC105021734 gene encoding uncharacterized protein LOC105021734 isoform X2: MSFPSQSSSQAVGAPALRNFTIPRKKRGDGKALLDPCPSDSRDFSLIQLMLNESRLDMGNETLLTWQWDNVKLIHNEELLREFSEKRSEMRLHDRHIREMEERFCFLVTSDQEAAQIYQHGLMVENTDQQSLGNPSYGIYLHKHVDVALKNVSGTPAGKVLIIFKVLFGKVKKVPVCFGRNGTHDPTVNYDCHMSKDPIAPRDSMSQQILGSSVFLFDYNENQELKLRPRQCLPYAMVSLVPLVNPSLNSTPVPSMKLGPKTKVAYLETHMLAHRARKGQNATVIFNHFGTTDRPRPEYKPQVLGKTPAFLRGDQQDTQNISSSPDKSFDNSGHPVPPHFNSCDQNLLTPPPISRCEQLHLPLPPLSSWKPQQPSTPLNSSPPFTGSLQFLENHQLLTDSGHLQTPSHAGVAKMDHNELYYGNQVQSCQQGLSTRQDGSRQQSTFATGALEQVSSVVYASRVIKDPRLSARETINVQGLISKGIERDSQTDPLVCKLTESPENNNLNLKKQEKTHRETAFKDDPMPSQPKMPQGGPTASLVNSSVPLSVMMSTENQPSSSMLKMKFQEYSPYLHLTKEERKEKIWSLQHLSLHEKMILLDRINVYAHFFHKSKSLLSQNGKITSADQRQQCNPGSTNICLPSTGTREMCNSGQETNTGMLPQNTMNSEHSPSISNHHPSFVSGAVKESAARPLERNTDQIELEKINICRPEPATMYITETEYDGHKVPVNLQDGTAVSNDPLAPFHPEMTTTESSQDTEVRFNLNSAVEQNLQDCLNANFEASRQNSETVSQTNSVTEEKIQGTAPEIFEENRQSREQKCEPILATEGKRLHFLSSVQGTHESEPRCSVIFQNHTDIMEACEEVHDTEAPEVVICADHYPGVLSSEGCERLLQKDGERNEIDSNREEISKTSDNVQADDSVYSFLLKRLQLNEVFFPPYQNRTCSISSKHYLKPKCNDSYMDVNALTILSHKTKQLDGKQQSNIRVTIIADRDYAAVAELPSLSKRFSVSESLEGTQGSLTALDNEKLTHHRVISENSDSILKATTCDTFNKAHAHNVRLIKIMAEKYKGKENAYIRKMRDRKHVTVRKRADVKQSVTDISYSQHASHLVQSENVHVPHKKRNFKHKTFSPETVKRNIRARTLGKKYKSCSKSKSTKVISHNISLSNHSKTSKQVPIKSRKGTIMKMMKVFRRSNHWGTVSYKRMCSQVNMPRALAESIPFSPTSADNQLLRCNAFERKPLKAPSGETPSKENDQYMRDSNESINQKNHVADDDTNSPLLTTEIIHEENAKSNSGSTTSNSTEELQHSKEAQDLSNTETSQEAQSICTILQNKLLSPNCTNMPGINKVNEGETKHRKQEKYLQQENALEADTHSMKEFEESSRAMDPAKEIIPTTENMEVPLDAAIEILCGTESRSNVPKPQEEMTLVLPLMSGQSRTEKADTSDKAHYCTPQEQENKINTSSREVKLISRLRDYLTGFESTVKNSEKTTFCGTAAHLPPISETLQNNANDQKEQPVQLVVLDRVELNHLRPSGLPIPTKVCPPNHLIYNKEQPQKGKTTGNNKNDDSVTCISPDSTSMLEIPENVTLSYLDKKTTEAEVSTSVPDISHGTKNAETSAWRERKNPPKGTIYANQMTTLKALEESEPEKSEFCKTKKGKQKLTSHVVKLNTKSIHRDFTVGDISDTLKLGDKAASLVELCPIRAKCKVMLQYFISNFERKQNVEANRTIVSRDQILDQYMECPPIPIELKYEALNSFLELQIMMEAWQFVDNKMRYLSGLSTFRSMLWYDPTLYGELYKGKVGFQQQSSLYSSFQQNLINEGPIALQRYHLAVSTLNQQLQSTPQMSYYMYLKSKRERLEIEAALRNPADIESFFLSVPLSCMVNFGNTVESLEKVQKLVTTFTETPADKLEDGFDVGKAEHLAMVFRFLQEKIYYLKTCNNTMVSKMSWFGMEHILYDASKILVWRDVKQVAPHEPLAKYKKTNPQIVYGVTESGVSLFHTNVSKRTQLMVTTRTPSPKFRLANRAYRTRALGRGRLPIDKTRCSQNKNPKNVSMPVIDLTKSPYRDEPNVYHLTEPPSKNATHIQAWTHQQKPVKNHVINWGERLSQPMPPYPEIRACLRSSKGGIDPNSQINLPASLGAEASNSDGRQWILNWDLQNFQDPVGADPGPGHPLWINVRDSGHAPIIEPILSEQTQMSSWTSLSSPSLQPTSSVTGGNTALQSLCSVPPLISIKNQVPPLCEPTPINYPFFLLNGQTYSTANPELSTATLNNKEAFPLYPV, translated from the exons atgtcatTTCCATCCCAAAGCTCTTCCCAGGCAGTAGGTGCTCCAGCCCTGAGAAACTTCACCATTCCCAGAAAGAAGAGGGGAGATGGAAAAG CTCTTTTGGATCCATGCCCCAGTGACAGCAGAGATTTTAGCCTGATACAGTTAATGCTGAATGAGTCCCGACTGGATATGGGAAACGAGACTTTACTGACTTGGCAGTGGGATAATGTCAAGCTAATACACAACGAGGAGCTTCTGCGAGAATTCTCAGAAAAAAG GTCTGAAATGCGTTTACATGATAGACACATCAGGGAAATGGAGGAGAGGTTCTGCTTTTTAGTCACATCGGACCAAGAAGCAGCTCAAATCTACCAACACGGATTGATGGTTGAGAACACAGATCAACAGTCTCTGGGGAACCCATCATATGGGATCTATTTACACAAGCACGTTGATGTCGCCCTGAAAAATGTCAGCGGCACACCTGCCGGAAAAGTCCTAATAATTTTCAAG GTTCTGTTTGGCAAGGTGAAAAAAGTGCCTGTGTGTTTCGGCAGGAATGGCACACATGATCCGACAGTGAATTACGACTGTCACATGTCCAAGGACCCCATAGCCCCAAGGGACAGCATGTCTCAGCAAATCTTGGGCTCCTCT GTGTTCCTGTTTGACTACAATGAAAACCAGGAGCTAAAATTAAGACCAAGGCAATGTTTGCCATATGCTATGGTTTCATTGGTTCCTCTGGTGAACCCTTCCCTGAATAGCACTCCAGTTCCATCTATGAAACTGGGGCCAAAGACAAAGG TGGCATATTTGGAAACACACATGTTGGCACATAGAGCCAGAAAGGGACAGAATGCGACTGTGATATTCAATCATTTTGGGACAACAGACAGGCCGAGACCTGAATACAAACCTCAGGTACTTGGAAAAACCCCTGCATTTCTAAGAGGTGATCAACAGGACACCCAGAACATCTCATCAAGCCCAGACAAGTCATTTGACAACAGTGGCCACCCGGTCCCACCACACTTCAATAGCTGTGACCAGAACCTACTGACCCCACCACCCATTAGTAGGTGTGAACAGCTACATCTGCCCCTACCACCGTTAAGTTCCTGGAAGCCCCAACAACCCTCGACCCCGTTAAATTCATCACCACCCTTCACGGGTTCACTTCAGTTTCTGGAGAACCATCAACTACTTACTGACTCTGGGCATTTACAAACCCCAAGTCATGCAGGTGTAGCTAAAATGGACCATAATGAACTCTACTATGGTAACCAAGTCCAGTCTTGCCAACAAGGTCTGTCTACAAGGCAAGATGGCTCAAGGCAACAGTCTACATTTGCGACTGGTGCATTGGAACAGGTGTCTAGTGTAGTTTATGCTTCACGTGTGATTAAGGATCCCAGATTGTCGGCACGAGAAACTATCAATGTGCAGGGATTGATTTCAAAGGGGATTGAAAGAGATTCACAAACAGATCCTTTGGTTTGCAAATTGACTGAGAGCCCAGAGAATAACAAtcttaatttaaaaaagcaGGAGAAAACGCATAGGGAAACTGCATTTAAGGATGATCCAATGCCAAGCCAACCTAAAATGCCACAAGGAGGTCCTACTGCTTCTTTGGTGAATAGTTCAGTTCCTCTGTCTGTAATGATGTCAACTGAGAATCAGCCATCATCTAGCATGCTTAAAATGAAATTTCAGGAGTATTCTCCATATCTCCATCTGACTAAAGAGGAGCGAAAGGAAAAGATTTGGTCTCTACAACATCTGTCATTACATGAAAAAATGATATTATTAGACAGAATAAATGTTTATGCACATTTCTTTCACAAGTCCAAGAGTCTACTCAGTCAAAATGGCAAAATCACCTCGGCAGACCAACGGCAGCAATGTAATCCAGGAAGTACAAACATTTGCTTGCCCAGCACAGGCACAAGGGAGATGTGCAACAGCGGTCAAGAGACTAACACAGGCATGCTGCCCCAAAACACCATGAATAGTGAACATAGTCCATCAATTTCAAACCATCATCCATCATTTGTCAGTGGGGCTGTGAAGGAAAGCGCGGCACGCCCACTTGAGAGGAATACAGACCAGATAGAACTGGAGAAAATTAACATTTGCCGTCCTGAACCTGCAACGATGTATATCACAGAAACAGAATATGACGGGCACAAAGTACCTGTGAATCTCCAGGATGGAACAGCTGTGAGTAATGACCCACTGGCTCCATTTCATCCCGAAATGACGACCACCGAAAGCAGTCAGGACACGGAGGTGAGGTTTAATCTTAACTCGGCAGTGGAGCAAAATCTTCAGGATTGTCTAAATGCAAACTTTGAAGCTAGCAGACAGAACTCAGAGACAGTCTCTCAAACGAATTCAGTGACAGAGGAAAAGATTCAAGGGACAGCacctgaaatctttgaggaaaacagacagagcagagaaCAGAAGTGCGAACCAATATTAGCAACAGAGGGAAAACGGCTACATTTTCTAAGTTCAGTGCAAGGCACGCATGAATCAGAACCACGGTGTTCAGTCATTTTTCAAAACCACACGGATATCATGGAGGCTTGTGAGGAGGTTCATGATACAGAAGCACCAGAGGTAGTTATATGTGCAGACCACTATCCTGGAGTTCTCTCAAGTGAAGGTTGTGAAAGGCTTTTGCAGAAAGACGGAGAACGGAATGAAATAGACTCAAATCGAGAAGAAATATCCAAGACATCTGATAATGTGCAGGCTGATGATTCAGTCTACAGTTTCCTGTTGAAAAGGCTGCAGCTCAATGaagtattttttcccccttatcAAAACAGAACATGCTCAATTTCTAGCAAACATTATCTTAAACCAAAATGCAATGACAGTTACATGGATGTCAATGCATTAACAATTCTGtcccacaaaacaaaacaattagaTGGAAAACAACAAAGTAACATTCGCGTCACAATAATTGCTGACAGAGATTATGCAGCTGTCGCAGAGTTACCCTCACTGTCCAAGAGATTTTCAGTGTCAGAGTCCCTTGAAGGAACTCAAGGTTCACTCACTGCACTGGATAATGAAAAACTTACCCACCACAGAGTTATCAGTGAAAACAGTGACTCTATTCTGAAAGCCACCACCTGTGACACTTTCAACAAGGCACATGCCCATAATGTAAGGTTAATCAAAATAATGGCAGAGAAATACAAAGGAAAAGAAAATGCGTACATAAGGAAAATGAGAGATCGTAAACATGTAACAGTAAGGAAAAGAGCTGATGTTAAACAAAGTGTCACTGACATTTCATACTCACAACATGCATCCCATCTTGTGcagagtgaaaatgtacatgttccccacaaaaaaagaaatttcaaacacaaaaccttttcCCCTGAAACAGTCAAAAGAAACATCAGAGCTCGAACCTTGGGGAAGAAATACAAATCATGTTCTAAATCTAAATCTACAAAGGTTATTTCTCACAATATTTCTTTGTCAAACCACTCAAAAACGTCAAAACAGGTTCCTATAAAATCAAGAAAAGGCACAATCATGAAGATGATGAAAGTTTTTAGAAGAAGCAACCATTGGGGGACAGTCAGTTACAAAAGAATGTGCAGTCAAGTCAACATGCCCAGGGCTCTTGCAGAGTCTATACCTTTCAGCCCAACATCCGCTGATAATCAACTTCTGAGATGTAATGCTTTTGAGAGGAAACCATTGAAGGCACCATCTGGAGAAACACCATCTAAAGAAAATGATCAGTATATGAGGGATAGCAATGAAAGTATTAACCAGAAGAACCACGTAGCTGATGATGACACAAACTCACCTTTGTTAACCACAGAAATAATCCATGAAGAGAATGCAAAATCCAATTCTGGGAGCACTACAAGTAACTCTACAGAAGAACTTCAGCACAGTAAAGAAGCACAGGATCTATCTAATACAGAAACCTCTCAGGAAGCCCAGAGTATTTGCACCATTCTTCAGAACAAATTGCTTTCTCCAAATTGCACAAATATGCCTGGTATAAACAAAGTCAATGAGGGGGAAACTAAGCATAGAAAACAGGAGAAGTATCTGCAACAAGAAAATGCACTAGAAGCAGATACACACTCTATGAAAGAATTTGAAGAGTCCAGTAGGGCTATGGACCCTGCTAAAGAGATCATTCCAACCACTGAGAACATGGAGGTTCCCTTAGATGCGGCCATCGAGATACTTTGTGGCACTGAGTCACGTTCAAATGTGCCCAAACCACAGGAAGAGATGACTTTGGTTTTGCCGTTAATGTCTGGCCAATCGAGGACAGAGAAAGCAGACACATCAGATAAAGCACATTACTGCACTCCACAGgaacaagaaaacaaaataaatacatcctCTAGGGAGGTGAAACTCATCAGTAGATTGAGAGATTACTTGACAGGTTTTGAGTCCACAGTTAAGAACTcagagaaaacaacattttgtggaACTGCAGCGCATTTGCCACCAATCTCTGAAACTCTCCAGAATAATGCCAATGACCAAAAGGAGCAACCCGTTCAACTTGTCGTGCTTGACAGGGTGGAGTTGAACCATCTGAGGCCTAGTGGCCTACCAATCCCAACCAAGGTATGCCCACCGAATCACCTGATTTATAATAAAGAGCAACCacaaaagggaaaaacaacagGGAACAATAAAAATGATGATAGTGTTACTTGCATTAGCCCTGATAGTACTTCCATGTTGGAAATCCCTGAAAATGTCACTCTATCTTATCTGGACAAGAAAACCACTGAAGCAGAAGTATCCACAAGTGTACCTGACATTTCCCATGGGACCAAAAATGCTGAGACTTCTGCATGGAGAGAACGAAAAAATCCGCCCAAGGGCACAATCTATGCAAACCAAATGACCACGCTCAAAGCCCTGGAAGAATCAGAACCGGAGAAATCTGAATTTTGCAAAACCAAAAAAGGCAAACAGAAGCTGACAAGCCACGTTGTAAAGCTGAACACCAAGTCTATTCATAGAGACTTCACTGTGGGTGATATCTCAGACACGCTAAAGCTTGGAGACAAAGCAGCATCCTTGGTTGAACTCTGCCCGATACGAGCGAAGTGCAAAGTCATGCTGCAGTACTTCATCTCAAACTTTGAGAGAAAACAGAATGTTGAGGCAAATAGAACTATCGTCTCAAGAGATCAGATTTTAGACCAATATATGGAGTGTCCCCCCATACCAATTGAACTGAAGTACGAAGCTTTGAATTCTTTTCTGGAACTGCAGATAATGATGGAGGCCTGGCAATTTGTAGATAACAAGATGCGATATTTAAGTGGACTGTCTACATTTAGGAGTATGTTGTGGTATGATCCTACTCTGTATGGAGAACTCTACAAAGGGAAGGTGGGATTTCAGCAGCAGTCCTCTCTATATTCATCATTCCAGCAAAACCTGATCAATGAAGGCCCAATTGCATTGCAGAGGTACCATTTGGCTGTCTCAACATTAAATCAACAGCTGCAAAGTACCCCACAAATGTCATATTACATGTATCTCAAAAGCAAAAGAGAGAGGTTGGAGATTGAGGCTGCGTTACGAAATCCTGCTGACATAGAAAGCTTTTTCCTCTCTGTGCCACTGTCTTGCATGGTAAATTTTGGCAATACTGTGGAAAGTTTAGAAAAGGTACAGAAACTCGTGACAACCTTCACAGAGACTCCCGCAGACAAGTTGGAAGACGGATTTGATGTAGGAAAGGCAGAGCACCTTGCCATGGTTTTCCGATTTCTTCAAGAGAAAATCTACTATTTGAAAACTTGCAACAACACAATGGTCAGCAAGATGTCTTGGTTTGGCATGGAACACATCCTGTACGATGCATCGAAGATACTGGTGTGGCGGGATGTGAAACAAGTTGCACCCCATGAGCCACTtgcgaaatacaaaaaaacgAATCCACAAATTGTCTATGGAGTGACGGAATCTGGTGTTTCACTGTTCCATACAAATGTATCAAAGAGGACCCAGCTGATGGTAACGACAAGGACGCCATCACCAAAATTCAGATTGGCCAACCGAGCATATAGAACCAGAGCTTTGGGTCGAGGGAGGCTGCCCATTGACAAGACTCGCTGTTCTCAG aATAAAAATCCTAAAAATGTGTCTATGCCAGTAATTGACCTCACAAAATC GCCTTACAGGGATGAACCAAACGTATACCACCTGACCGAACCCCCAAGCAAAAATGCAACCCATATTCAAGCTTGGACACACCAACAGAAACCTGTGAAGAACCATGTCATTAACTGGGGTGAAAGGTTATCCCAACCTATGCCACCATACCCTGAAATCAGGGCCTGTCTGAGGTCTAGCAAAGGGGGCATAGATCCAAACTCACAGATTAATTTACCTGCCTCTTTGGGAGCGGAGGCAAGTAACTCAGATGGACGACAGTGGATCTTAAACTGGGACCTCCAGAACTTCCAGGACCCAGTGGGAGCTGATCCAGGGCCAGGTCATCCTTTGTGGATTAATGTTAGGGACAGTGGCCACGCCCCTATCATCGAGCCAATCCTCTCAGAGCAAACACAAATGTCTTCCTGGACAAGTCTTTCATCCCCTTCTCTCCAGCCCACTTCATCCGTAACAGGAGGAAATACGGCACTACAGTCTCTGTGCTCCGTCCCACCTCTCATTAGCATTAAAAATCAGGTTCCTCCACTGTGTGAACCCACTCCAATAAATTATCCCTTTTTCCTTCTGAATGGCCAGACCTATTCCACGGCCAACCCTGAATTATCCACAGCAACACTTAACAACAAAGAAGCATTTCCTCTCTACCCTGTGTAG